The proteins below come from a single Corylus avellana chromosome ca3, CavTom2PMs-1.0 genomic window:
- the LOC132173659 gene encoding salutaridine reductase-like, with translation MTKRVAVVTGANKGIGFEICKQLASNGIRVILTARDAKRGNEAVEKLKAAGYSHVIFHQLDVADKATISSLANFIQTQFGKLDILINNAGIGGSIITAEDQKSLKLEFDKVIGANPGSLETFKQTYKTALDCLRTNYYGMKQVSKELIPLLELSNSARVINVSSSFGQLERVSNENARKELEDVDGLTEEKVDNVVERFLEDAKENLIEIKGWPANYSAYFVSKAALNAYTRVLAKKYPNIAINAVCPGFVKTDLNHNAGVLTVEEGAKGPVMLALMPEGGPSGLFFAKTEVSTF, from the exons ATGACGAAGAG GGTTGCTGTTGTTACGGGGGCCAACAAAGGGATAGGATTTGAAATATGTAAGCAGTTGGCTTCAAATGGGATCAGGGTGATATTAACTGCTAGAGATGCGAAGAGGGGCAATGAAGCTGTTGAAAAACTCAAGGCTGCTGGATACTCCCATGTGATTTTTCATCAACTTGATGTGGCGGACAAGGCTACCATTTCTTCTCTTGCAAATTTCATCCAAACCCAATTTGGGAAGCTTGACATACTG ATAAATAATGCAGGGATTGGCGGATCCATAATCACAGCAGAGGATCAAAAGAGCTTAAAACTAGAGTTTGATAAA GTTATAGGTGCAAATCCCGGATCCTTGGAGACATTTAAGCAAACTTACAAAACTGCCTTGGATTGTCtaagaacaaattattatgGGATGAAGCAAGTGAGCAAAGAACTAATTCCACTTCTTGAATTATCCAATTCTGCAAGAGTAATAAATGTCTCCTCCTCCTTCGGACAGCTAGAG CGTGTCTCAAATGAGAATGCAAGAAAGGAGCTAGAAGATGTAGATGGCCTCACAGAAGAGAAAGTGGACAATGTGGTGGAAAGGTTCTTAGAAGACGCCAAGGAGAATTTGATAGAAATCAAAGGCTGGCCTGCAAATTATTCTGCTTATTTTGTCTCCAAGGCAGCTCTGAATGCTTACACAAGGGTTTTGGCTAAGAAGTACCCCAACATTGCCATTAATGCAGTTTGTCCTGGCTTTGTTAAGACGGATTTGAATCACAACGCCGGCGTCTTGACTGTTGAAGAAGGAGCTAAAGGTCCTGTCATGCTGGCTTTGATGCCTGAAGGTGGACCTTCCGGCCTATTCTTTGCTAAGACGGAAGTGTCAACCTTTTAA
- the LOC132174356 gene encoding uncharacterized acetyltransferase At3g50280-like translates to MVENDDDKTTSFFVDCNNHGGAEFVHAVADGVTVADILEPLYVPDIVNSFFLMNRVLNCKGVSKPLLAVKVTELVDGLFISCTINHSLADGTSFWRFFNTWSGISTGSSNPTSQSPPIIGLGFLDGIIDLPIRIPFQFQHNEIHEEESSNTSAPLKQRVFSFFKGENPTT, encoded by the coding sequence ATGGTTGAAAATGATGATGATAAGACCACCTCTTTCTTTGTCGACTGCAATAACCATGGAGGAGCAGAGTTTGTTCATGCAGTGGCAGATGGCGTCACTGTGGCCGATATCCTTGAGCCCCTCTACGTTCCCGATATTGTCAACTCCTTCTTTTTGATGAACAGGGTGTTGAACTGCAAAGGTGTTTCCAAACCATTGCTGGCGGTGAAAGTGACTGAGCTCGTTGATGGCCTCTTCATCAGTTGCACTATAAACCACAGCCTTGCGGATGGCACCTCCTTCTGGCGTTTCTTCAATACTTGGTCTGGGATCTCTACGGGTTCTTCTAATCCCACTTCACAATCTCCTCCGATCATCGGATTGGGTTTTCTCGATGGTATTATCGATCTCCCCATTCGCATTCCTTTCCAATTCCAGCACAATGAAATTCATGAGGAGGAGAGTTCCAACACTTCTGCACCTCTAAAACAAagagttttttcatttttcaaaggAGAAAATCCAACAACTTAA
- the LOC132173660 gene encoding transcription initiation factor IIE subunit beta-like → MALQEKLDKFKKQQEKCQSTLTSIAAANKSTIQKSTPVAAALSANARTPAPAVKFSNDTERLQHINSIRKAPVGAQIKRVIDLLLETRQAFTPEQINESCYVDANANKAVFDSLRNNPKVHYDGKRFSYKSKYDLKEKNQLLYLIRKKPEGIAVIDLKDAYPTVMDDLQVLKAAGLIWLLSNFDSQEDIAYPNDPRVPIMVDDDLKQLFRGIELPRDMIDIERDLQKNGMKPATNTAQRRARSEVQGISSKPKPKKKKHEITKRTKLTNAHLPELFRNLGTNNS, encoded by the exons ATGGCATTACAAGAAAAGTTAGATAAATTCAAGAAGCAGCAAGAGAAGTGCCAGTCAACCCTCACGAGCATTGCAGCAGCTAATAAGTCCACAATTCAGAAATCCACACCTGTAGCTGCAGCACTGTCAGCCAATGCAAGAACCCCTGCTCCTGCCgttaaattttcaaatgataCAGAGAGACTTCAACACATCAACAGCATTCGGAAAGCCCCTGTAGGAGCTCAGATCAAGCGTGTTATAGATCTACTACTGGAG ACAAGGCAAGCCTTCACACCGGAGCAAATAAATGAATCATGTTATGTTGATGCGAATGCCAACAAAGCTGTCTTTGACAGTTTGAGGAATAACCCGAAAGTGCACTATGATGGGAAGCGTTTCTCTTACAAG TCTAAGTATGATCTAAAGGAAAAGAATCAGCTTCTTTACTTAATAAGGAAAAAACCAGAGGGGATTGCTGTCATTGATCTTAAGGATGCATACCCAACTGTGATGGATGACTTGCAG GTTTTGAAAGCTGCGGGTCTGATTTGGCTCCTATCAAACTTTGATTCCCAAGAAGACATTGCGTATCCAAATGACCCCAGGGTGCCCATTATGGTGGATGATGACCTTAAACAGCTGTTTCGTGGAATTGAACTGCCTCGTGATATGATTGACATTGAGAGGGATCTCCAGAAGAACGGGATGAAGCCTGCTACCAACACTGCTCAGAGGAGGGCCAGATCAGAGGTTCAAGGCATTTCCTCCAAGCCcaagccaaagaaaaagaagcatgaGATCACCAAGAGGACAAAGCTTACAAACGCCCATCTTCCAGAGCTTTTCCGGAACCTAGGCACTAATAATTCTTGA
- the LOC132176653 gene encoding luminal-binding protein-like isoform X2, with amino-acid sequence MCVQAWPIRSSGELELIAHARIWPVVVQRNISFASVMESSKIPSKAYEDEAGSVIGTMLSCANDQENSKSFEIFEAGSIIGTNIGTMLYCVSIYKNGQVEIIANDEACVAFIDCENLIGEVAKNQVAVNLERTIFHFKRLIEENFLSRAP; translated from the exons ATGTGTGTTCAAGCTTGGCCCATAAGAAGTTCAggcgagctcgagctcatagcTCATGCTCGAATTTGGCCGGTGGTAGTCCAACGCAACATTTCGTTTGCATCTG tgATGGAAAGCTCTAAAATTCCCTCTAAAGCTTATGAAGATGAAGCAGGTTCAGTCATTGGCACAATGCTTTCTTGTGCCAATGACCAAGAAAACTCCAAATCTTTTGAAATCTTTGAAGCTGGCTCAATCATTGGTACTAACATTGGCACAATGCTTTATTGTGTTAGTATTTACAAGAACGGTCAGGTTGAAATTATAGCCAACGACGAAGCATGTGTTGCATTCATTGACTGTGAGAATCTGATTGGTGAGGTTGCAAAGAACCAGGTAGCTGTCAACCTTGAAAGGACCATCTTTCACTTCAAAAGGCTAATAGAAGAAAA TTTTCTCTCTAGGGCGCCGTAA
- the LOC132176653 gene encoding uncharacterized protein LOC132176653 isoform X1 produces the protein MCVQAWPIRSSGELELIAHARIWPVVVQRNISFASVMESSKIPSKAYEDEAGSVIGTMLSCANDQENSKSFEIFEAGSIIGTNIGTMLYCVSIYKNGQVEIIANDEACVAFIDCENLIGEVAKNQVAVNLERTIFHFKRLIEEKMPFMSTFRAEVEILSQYLKLRQSQLLSRAM, from the exons ATGTGTGTTCAAGCTTGGCCCATAAGAAGTTCAggcgagctcgagctcatagcTCATGCTCGAATTTGGCCGGTGGTAGTCCAACGCAACATTTCGTTTGCATCTG tgATGGAAAGCTCTAAAATTCCCTCTAAAGCTTATGAAGATGAAGCAGGTTCAGTCATTGGCACAATGCTTTCTTGTGCCAATGACCAAGAAAACTCCAAATCTTTTGAAATCTTTGAAGCTGGCTCAATCATTGGTACTAACATTGGCACAATGCTTTATTGTGTTAGTATTTACAAGAACGGTCAGGTTGAAATTATAGCCAACGACGAAGCATGTGTTGCATTCATTGACTGTGAGAATCTGATTGGTGAGGTTGCAAAGAACCAGGTAGCTGTCAACCTTGAAAGGACCATCTTTCACTTCAAAAGGCTAATAGAAGAAAA GATGCCATTTATGAGCACCTTTCGTGCTGAAGTTGAGATCTTGAGCCAATATCTCAAGTTGAGACAATCTCAGCTCTTAAGCCGAGCTATGTAA